One Micromonospora sp. WMMD1120 genomic region harbors:
- a CDS encoding DUF397 domain-containing protein has translation MDLSNARWRKSIRSGASGGNCVEVADNLPGVVGIRDSKDPTGPALTFEPAAWRAFVAQVARRP, from the coding sequence ATGGACCTCAGTAACGCCAGGTGGCGCAAGTCCATCCGCAGCGGCGCCAGCGGCGGCAACTGTGTCGAGGTCGCGGACAACCTGCCCGGCGTTGTCGGCATCCGGGACAGCAAGGACCCGACAGGCCCGGCGCTGACCTTCGAACCGGCGGCTTGGCGGGCGTTCGTCGCCCAGGTCGCGCGGCGGCCGTAA